The nucleotide sequence CTGAGAATAAAGAAGAGGTGTGATTATTGAATTTAAGTTTTACATTGTGCAGACCACTTATAGATGCGATAGTTGTTTCCGATTTTTCAGAAAAAGTAGCGCCAGCAGTGGTCAATGCCTGGATATTGGCAAATGGAACTGTGTCAGAATCAAGGAACAGCAAATAACTTGCATCATTGGATAATGTCGCTGAATTTGCAGTGTAAACATAAGCTTTGTTGTATTTATTAGCTCCAAAATCAATAACCCCCAAGTCTAAACTTCCTCCTGATGTTCCTGCCAAATATCCTGAATTGTCAAGTGCGTTCATTGAATATATCCCGGCAGAACTTGGGACTCTGGCAAATTCGCTGAACTTTAATACAAGATCGGTATTTGTAGATGCAGTAATTGCGTTACTTTGATCAAAAGTATCTGAAGCAGACATAACTTTTAGCAGCTCGACCTCGTTTACTCTGAATTCCTGTGTCGAATTTGTAGAAAGATCTGCTATCCAGCCAAGATTTATTGTAGTGGTAGCCGGAAGATCGAATTCAATTCCATATAGATTAGTATCTGCTGCATCAGCTCCTATTTTACGACATGCTATAGAGGTTGATTCCACATCAGACATCGTAGGTACAATTTTAGATGCAAACATATAAGCACTGCTCATTTGATAAAGGGTATTGTAGTTTGCACCAAAGAAATACTTACCTGCAGGCAGCGTTACGCTTTTGTATAACTTAGCATTTTTTGCATCAGTGGTAGAGTTTGCAATGTCATACCAAACACCCATCATTAACGTACTATATCCAGGATATTTGTCAATCCCCTGCTTAGTTCCGCTTCCATCTGTTTGAGGAATGTTTAATGAACTTGTCCAATTTGCAGGTGTTCCAAAACGTTTTGATGAAGCGTCCTTTCGTTGGATATTCGTGTAGTTTTTCAGGTAAGTAGATGAAATATCGTTTCCGGCGTTATCCAACAGGAGTATTTCGTTTACTCTCATACTTCTCGTAGTGGCAGATGCAGCAAGAGTGCATGAAAATCCAATGGAAACCTGTGTTGTAGCAGGTAGCGTAAAAGTGCAACAATTTATCTGCATCGGAGATGCTGTGGACGTCGTACTCATATCATAGTACGCTAAAGCCTCTGTTGGGACTTTGGCAGATTCAGGAACTGTATTTCCGGCAGTGACAGATAAAAAATTCTCTCCTTTCGCATAGCCCCATGATTCATTGATTTTTATTTTTAATTTGTATGTTCCGGCAGGGAGTGTGACGGTTTGATAGATTTTACCATTTGTAATAGCCGGATCAGTAGCATTCCATTTTTGGATACCGATAGACTGGGTTGAATTGTAATTATCGTATCCACCTAAGCCTGATTGATTGAGAATGGCGTTGTTATAAACCCATGGTTCACCCAATAACCCAAAGCGGGAAGTTCCCAGGGTAATAGCATCCGAACGTGAGAAGATTCGTGCATCGGACAGATATTTCTTTGTAATGTTTTGTGAATAAGGATAGTTGATTATACCGCCTGTATTGCGTCCACCTGAGACAAATGAAATAATGGCAGCTTGTAAAATGTCTGCTGCTGCTTTTATTTCTGTTGAGATATTAGACGAATTTGTTAGCTTGGCTTTTGCAATTGCACTTTCGAGGCAGGCAATTGAATCACTATTATATTGTCCCGTACTAGTTCCAACATTCAGTTTGGCAATGCTATCAGTACGTTCCGCTGTTTTTATTAAACTCTGGAAATCTTCGTATGTAAACTGATTAAGTGTAATTTTAAATGCAATTCCTATGTCGGCTGTTGACGGCTTAGTTGTTGGAAGTGTTATTGTAAGGTTATCTGCTGAGCGGGTATAAGCCAACTCACCACCTCCCAACATTTTCAGACTTTTGATACTTTGAGTCAAATATGGAAAATTTGAACCCAAACTTTCCAAGACAGCTTTACCATTTGTAGGCCATCCCATAAGTGTTACATACAAAACGCTATCTCCCTTATGTACATAACGAATGTCTTTTACATCGTATGAGCTACCTTCGTTAAACCCTTGTGCGGTAAGCGAATTAGCTCTTTGTGCTGACGGTCCCTCACCGAATATTACCCAGGGGCGAGTACTGTAAATGCTTTCCTTGTTTACATCCATCCATGCTGTAATTCCCTGCAAAACTGCCGCTTCATTGCTATCATAAGTTCCGTTTCCTTTTAATGGGATATTTAATAATAAGTTTCCGTTTTTGCTGACAATATCTATAAGCATGTGAATAACAGTGCTTGCCGACTTATATGTTGCACCTTTTAAATAATGCCAATCGCCAATGCAGGTACATGTTTGCCAGTGTTTTTTCTGGGGTTTATCAGGGATACCACGCTCCACGTCCCACACCATGCATTCTTTTTCATCTTCAGTGAGTATTTTTCCAAAGATCACATTGTTTACTTTTCCGTTATTGGCATTTGCGCCTTTGTTATAGTAACTTGCTGCAATTTTCAGGCCCACATCGCTCACTGTTGAAGTTGAGCGATTACCGGAGTTATCAACAGCAACAAAAGGTAGCGATGTATCATCGAAGTAAATCAAATCCGGATTGTACTTATTGATCATATCCATCGTACGATTGTAAAATTTATCACAATAGGCTGCTGATGGAATTGAAGCCCCGTTTACCCAGTTCCATTCTGAGTGAATCGTACCTGAACTTGTCCAGCCTGAACTTGGAGTATGGTTTTGAGCGTACAAATCCTGAGGATCAAGACCTGCCCACCATTTTCCTGTACCATCTGCTGCAGTAAGGTTTCCATCATAATTTTGCGAAATTTCATACCATGACCATGCATGAGAAGCATGAATGCTGACACCAAAATACAAGCCTTGCGCTCTGGCTGCTTTTTCCCAACCTGACAATAAATCTTTTTTAGGTCCAATTTTGGCACTATTCCATGGCTGATATTTACTATCCCATAAATCCATATTATCATGATGGTTACCCAAAGCAAAAAAATACTTTGCCCCAGCCGCCTTATATACTTTTACTAAAGTATCCGGATTCCAGCTTTCGGCTTTCCAGCTATTCATCACCTCTTTAAATCCGAGTTTAGGATCAGTACCGTAATTGCTGGTAAACCAGTTGCGCTGCGACCCATCGAAATACATAAAACGTGCAAACCAGTCTCCTAATTCTGGTTGGCATTGAGGGCCCCAGTGTGCCCATATACCAAATTTGGCATCTTCAAACCATTCAGGTGCTGCTGAGTATTGTTTTAATGATTCCCATGTAGGTTGAAATTTTCCGGTTTCCATGGGTTCAATTTCTGTAGCCTTGATTGTTGTTATTCCAAGCAGGAATAATAACATCAGTGCAAGCTTGCTTTTCAAAACAGTTGTTTTCATTGAAGTGTAATTGTTAAGTAAATGAATTGTCCTGGTATTGACGGTCGAATAAGTTTTGAATTACAGAACAGAGGTTGTCAAAAAAACTGACAACCTCTGTTCTTAGTGATACTATTTAATTACTTTGTATGTTTTTGTTTTACCATCGCACGAAACAGAAACCAAATAAGCACCAAAACCCAATGGCGAGTTTATTGTTTTCATATTCTGACCGGCTTCCAAAATTGCTTTTTCATTAGAAAGAAGCATCCCCTGCATATTGTAAACAGAGAACTCAACATTTGATTTCTGTTCAAGACTCATATTGATCATGATTTTATTGTCTTTAACGAAAACTTGCTGATTTGAGATTGTTGTTATTTCATTGACTTTTGTGGTTGACGATATATCATATAACTCCATATTGTCTATATAAGCAATTGTAGCTCTGTTTGATCCGCTACAACTATTGATCCACAGATTCTGATTGTTTGCCAATGTTCCCGTTGTGAATGTAAAGTCTACAGCTTGCCAAACTCCTGCTGTATTTGCAACGATTTGATAATCAGAAGTGGAGTTGTTGATACCACATCCATTCATAGTAAAACTCAATTCTGCGTCAGTTTTTACCATTGCTTTAAAACGATATCTCGAATTAGCACTCACTTTGCCTGTTAATGCGTAGTCTAATGAAGTGCCACAAGAACCATACAGAGCAGCACAACTACTACCGCAATAAACTAAAGTAGTGTCAGTAATAATACTTTTTGATCCCCAGCCTCCGTAAGTTGACAAGCTGTTAAGATATGGATCGGCAATAATGTTTGTCAATGAAGGATACAGACTTGTAAAACCATCTGAATTTTTTCGTATTACTACCCGAACTCTTGCCTTAGCAGTACCACTGGTTAAAGTTATGTACCCACTTGTTGATGATTTACCATCGTATGTAACATTTACAGTTACTCCGGATGATGTAGCAGATAGAGACGATTGATTTACAGTAAAACCACTTGGAGTTGAAATTGTAATTGGATTTGATAAAGAAAAGCCTGATACATTAAACGAGCCGGTAGTTTTAATTTCATCAAATACAAGATAAGATGCTGTTGTAGTTACTGTCGGGTTGGGGTCTGCAGTTTTTGTCAGAACAAGGTCGTCAATATTTAAATTATAGCTTGCCGAAGAATTAGACTTCGCAAAGACGAGGTAGCAAGTGCCATTTGAAGGAGCCACAAAAGTGAATGTTCCTGAAGAAACAGCTTGCGCACTGGTTAAGTTGGCAGGAGGTGTGGTTGTAAATACACTTCCTAATGCATTTGTATAGGAAGCATTTGCAGTTGCTGCAGCAAAGGCTTTTGTTGCTGTTTCACTTGCACCCGATACACTTTGTTTATAATTGAAACTTAATTGATAAGTTGCTCCAGGAATTAAATTGGTTATTTTGTTGCTTATTGAACTGTATGAATTGCTACTTGCTGAGCCAAGGAAATTAAGTAAAAAGCTATTAGCGCCTGTTGATTCGTAACCGGAAGAGGTTTGAATACGCGATTTTGAGTCACCCCCATAAGTTAATCCAAGATCATTAATCCACAGACCAATGGGTGCACCTTCTGAATCCGCATTTTCAAAGCCACCATCAAACAGATTATTTTTAATCAAATCTACTGCTTTGATTAACTTGAATGTACCTCCGGAAAATGTATTGTTTTTATCGCACCAAAGGGGGGTGTCGGTAATTGAGTTATAGCCTATATATCCACTTGAATTGACTTTTAGGCGGATGTTGGATGCAGTAGCTCCGTCAAGAAACCATTGAGAATTTGCACCGTCAATACTGTTTGAATAAGTTGTTGACCATGAATTAGCATACCATTTCCCTAGATAATAGGCGGTGTCATTCTTGATGTAATAGGTGTCTGTCAAACCGGAAACCGGAATGAACTCGAAACGTTGTGTGGCTGATATTTCCGCTTTGTTTACGCTGGGTTGATTGGTCGGAAGACCTCCGATTACCATTCCGGTCCCGGTTGCTACAATGTAGTACTTAGCTCCAGATTCAGGAATAAGATTGGATGCTTTTGTAAGAAAAAAAGAAGTACATAATAGTACCGCACAAATGAAAATCTGCTTCATGATAACTTAATTTAAGGGTAAATAATAGATTGTCTATTTGATTCATTAGGAATCGGAGCAAAAGTATAGTGCACTGAAAAAAAATTGCAGCTCAATCAAATCATTCGTTGTCTCAAATGGCTCAAAATTCCCCGAAAACTGACTCTGCAAACTCAGTTGCAATAACATTATATTGAAATCCCGGAGCAACAACAAACAGCTATATCACTTAATTTCAAGCCAGTATAAATTCAACGCTCATAGTATAGTTATGAAATCTCTTTATAGCAGAGTTTGCCATAGTTTGAATACGTATAAGAATTTGAGTAACTTTGAGTGTATCTAATATTTATATGTTTTATGAAGAAACACATCATTTTATTACTGATATTAATTGTAAACTCACTGCTACCCATTCAAGCACGCATAATTCAAAAAATCAAGATGGAGCAGGGATTGTCAAGCAATTATGTTACAGGAATAGCACAGGATAAACAAGGGATAATGTGGTTTGCAACCATTAGCGGGCTAAACCGTTTTGACGGTAACAGATTTAAGGTATTTAGTAAATCGGGAAGAAATTCATTAAACGGAAATGGATTAAATGTGGTTTTTTCGGATTTAAATAACAATATGATCTGGATTGGCAATTCAAGAACAGGTCTAAATTCATTCAATTGCTTAACGTCTCAATTTACCAGTTATCGAAATAATCCTAAAGATAAAAGCAGTATTTGCAACGATGGTATTACAGATATTACTAATGGTACTGATGCAAATCTTTGGATTGCGACATATAGCGGAGGTGTAGATCGTTTGAATAAGAACACTCAGAAGTTTGAACATTTTGATAAATCGACTGTAAAAGGATTAGTCAGCAATATGTGTTGGAACGTCTGTGATGATCATCAGGGTAATTTATACGTTGCTCACGTCATGGATGGTATGAGCATTATCAATATAAAAGATAAGATTGCCCGGAATTACAGGAATAATCCCAGCGACCCCACCAGTATTCCAGATAATAATGTGTTTGTAGTCTATAAAGATAGCTACAATAACATATGGGTGGGCACCAAAAATGGATTAGCGCTTTTTAATCCAATTGATGAAACGTTTATTGTATTTCGGAGTATTCCGGGCAATAAAAATTCATTATCAAGTAATATCATCA is from Parabacteroides sp. FAFU027 and encodes:
- a CDS encoding alpha-L-fucosidase, producing MKTTVLKSKLALMLLFLLGITTIKATEIEPMETGKFQPTWESLKQYSAAPEWFEDAKFGIWAHWGPQCQPELGDWFARFMYFDGSQRNWFTSNYGTDPKLGFKEVMNSWKAESWNPDTLVKVYKAAGAKYFFALGNHHDNMDLWDSKYQPWNSAKIGPKKDLLSGWEKAARAQGLYFGVSIHASHAWSWYEISQNYDGNLTAADGTGKWWAGLDPQDLYAQNHTPSSGWTSSGTIHSEWNWVNGASIPSAAYCDKFYNRTMDMINKYNPDLIYFDDTSLPFVAVDNSGNRSTSTVSDVGLKIAASYYNKGANANNGKVNNVIFGKILTEDEKECMVWDVERGIPDKPQKKHWQTCTCIGDWHYLKGATYKSASTVIHMLIDIVSKNGNLLLNIPLKGNGTYDSNEAAVLQGITAWMDVNKESIYSTRPWVIFGEGPSAQRANSLTAQGFNEGSSYDVKDIRYVHKGDSVLYVTLMGWPTNGKAVLESLGSNFPYLTQSIKSLKMLGGGELAYTRSADNLTITLPTTKPSTADIGIAFKITLNQFTYEDFQSLIKTAERTDSIAKLNVGTSTGQYNSDSIACLESAIAKAKLTNSSNISTEIKAAADILQAAIISFVSGGRNTGGIINYPYSQNITKKYLSDARIFSRSDAITLGTSRFGLLGEPWVYNNAILNQSGLGGYDNYNSTQSIGIQKWNATDPAITNGKIYQTVTLPAGTYKLKIKINESWGYAKGENFLSVTAGNTVPESAKVPTEALAYYDMSTTSTASPMQINCCTFTLPATTQVSIGFSCTLAASATTRSMRVNEILLLDNAGNDISSTYLKNYTNIQRKDASSKRFGTPANWTSSLNIPQTDGSGTKQGIDKYPGYSTLMMGVWYDIANSTTDAKNAKLYKSVTLPAGKYFFGANYNTLYQMSSAYMFASKIVPTMSDVESTSIACRKIGADAADTNLYGIEFDLPATTTINLGWIADLSTNSTQEFRVNEVELLKVMSASDTFDQSNAITASTNTDLVLKFSEFARVPSSAGIYSMNALDNSGYLAGTSGGSLDLGVIDFGANKYNKAYVYTANSATLSNDASYLLFLDSDTVPFANIQALTTAGATFSEKSETTIASISGLHNVKLKFNNHTSSLFSVGFVDANRSTGLNDVQINNSYKIYASNNKIRIEGVDNRKVEVYTLNGKLLKTRNNVVGSIEFNLDSGAYLVVVGRKATKVILS
- a CDS encoding T9SS type A sorting domain-containing protein, with protein sequence MKQIFICAVLLCTSFFLTKASNLIPESGAKYYIVATGTGMVIGGLPTNQPSVNKAEISATQRFEFIPVSGLTDTYYIKNDTAYYLGKWYANSWSTTYSNSIDGANSQWFLDGATASNIRLKVNSSGYIGYNSITDTPLWCDKNNTFSGGTFKLIKAVDLIKNNLFDGGFENADSEGAPIGLWINDLGLTYGGDSKSRIQTSSGYESTGANSFLLNFLGSASSNSYSSISNKITNLIPGATYQLSFNYKQSVSGASETATKAFAAATANASYTNALGSVFTTTPPANLTSAQAVSSGTFTFVAPSNGTCYLVFAKSNSSASYNLNIDDLVLTKTADPNPTVTTTASYLVFDEIKTTGSFNVSGFSLSNPITISTPSGFTVNQSSLSATSSGVTVNVTYDGKSSTSGYITLTSGTAKARVRVVIRKNSDGFTSLYPSLTNIIADPYLNSLSTYGGWGSKSIITDTTLVYCGSSCAALYGSCGTSLDYALTGKVSANSRYRFKAMVKTDAELSFTMNGCGINNSTSDYQIVANTAGVWQAVDFTFTTGTLANNQNLWINSCSGSNRATIAYIDNMELYDISSTTKVNEITTISNQQVFVKDNKIMINMSLEQKSNVEFSVYNMQGMLLSNEKAILEAGQNMKTINSPLGFGAYLVSVSCDGKTKTYKVIK